In Sulfitobacter sp. OXR-159, one DNA window encodes the following:
- a CDS encoding PqiC family protein: protein MNVARPLITLGLLAALAACGGAAERFTVRAPAVTEKTSIAFSSVEVRDVSLPTYAAAEEISLQMADGSLVSSTDVLWADAPERAVALELSQNLARMTGRRIASEPWPFEAFPDARLEVRFAEMVATEAGEFRASGQYFVAVLDDRRERSGLFDLSVPFNPEGGANAIATARGQLVLDLARYIAQNGLK from the coding sequence ATGAATGTTGCAAGACCTCTGATCACCCTCGGCCTGCTGGCAGCCTTGGCGGCCTGTGGCGGCGCTGCTGAGCGTTTCACCGTGCGCGCCCCGGCGGTCACAGAAAAGACTTCGATCGCTTTTAGCTCGGTTGAGGTGCGCGATGTGTCCCTGCCGACCTATGCCGCCGCCGAAGAGATTTCCCTGCAGATGGCCGACGGCAGTCTGGTCAGTTCGACCGATGTGCTGTGGGCCGATGCCCCTGAACGGGCCGTGGCGCTGGAGCTGAGCCAAAACCTCGCGCGGATGACCGGGCGGCGCATCGCGTCTGAGCCTTGGCCTTTTGAGGCTTTCCCCGACGCCCGTCTCGAAGTGCGCTTTGCCGAAATGGTGGCCACCGAAGCCGGAGAATTCCGCGCCTCTGGTCAGTATTTCGTGGCCGTCCTCGATGACCGTCGGGAGCGTTCGGGCCTGTTTGACCTCAGCGTGCCGTTCAACCCCGAAGGCGGGGCCAATGCCATCGCCACAGCGCGCGGCCAGCTTGTGCTCGATCTGGCCCGCTACATCGCGCAAAACGGGTTGAAGTAG
- a CDS encoding GbsR/MarR family transcriptional regulator — protein sequence MDTTDQIDQVRDDFITRMGVIAMGEGLPRMSGQVFAMLVFEGEPIAFGALSRRLSVSRATISTSIRVLEERGLIRRVNKTGDRQDYFQLADDAYAAMTKFALAGTRHAKAEISDTISKLPEEADGVRARLDSFAEFYDAISTALDDVATRVSKPKN from the coding sequence ATGGATACCACAGACCAAATCGACCAAGTCCGCGATGATTTCATCACGCGCATGGGCGTGATCGCCATGGGCGAGGGCTTGCCGCGCATGTCGGGACAGGTCTTTGCCATGCTCGTTTTCGAGGGCGAGCCGATAGCCTTTGGCGCGCTGTCGCGCCGTTTGTCCGTTAGCCGCGCCACGATCAGCACATCAATCCGTGTGCTGGAAGAGCGGGGCCTGATCCGGCGTGTGAACAAGACCGGCGACCGGCAGGACTACTTTCAACTTGCCGATGACGCCTATGCCGCGATGACAAAATTCGCGCTGGCAGGCACGCGCCACGCCAAGGCCGAGATTAGCGACACGATCAGCAAACTGCCCGAAGAGGCCGACGGCGTACGCGCGAGGCTCGATTCCTTTGCCGAGTTTTACGACGCGATCAGCACCGCGCTTGATGATGTCGCAACCCGGGTGAGCAAACCCAAGAATTGA